The DNA window TGAGGGGGGCCGGAGGTCAGCCCCCGTCCCGGCCCTCCACCGGAAACCAGTCCCGCAGCGCCCCGTAGGCCGCCGCAAACCGCCCGGCGACCTCCGCCCAGTCGTGATCCGGACGGGGTTCAATGGACTCCCCGGTACGCGGAGCCGTCACCCTGGGCTCCTCCCCCGTCACCGCCGCCCGGGCGAGGAGCGCGGCTCCCAGCGCCGAGGCCCCGGGCACCTCCACCCCCTCCAGCGGGCGCCCCAGCACGTCGGCGAGGAGTTGGCGCCACCAGGGGTGGACCGAGCCCCCGCCCGCGAGCCGCAGGGCGGGCCGGTCGGTTTGCGGCAGCAGGAGCAGCGCCTCCCGGATGGAGAGCGCCACCCCCTCGAAGGCGGCGCGGGCGAGGTGTTCCGGCCCGTGCTCCAGCCCCGCGCCGATCCAGCCCCCCCGCGCGTGCGGGTCGAGGTGGGGGGTGCGGTCCCCGGTGAGGTACGGCAGGAACAACAGGCCACGTGAGCCGGGTTCCGCCTCCTGCGCGAGCGCGTAGAACTCTGCCCACTCGCAGCGCAGGGCCCGCCGCGCCCACTCCAGGGCGAGCCCGGCGTTCTGCACGGCGCCGAGGAGGTAGCCGCCCCGGTCCCCCGCCGTGCGGAAGACGTGCAGCCCCCGCCGCGCCTCCGGCAAGGCCTCCTCCCGCAACACGAGCTGTGCCCCCGTCCCGACCGTGAGCTGCACCTGCCCGGCGGGGAGCCCGGTGCCCAGGAGCGCCGCCGCCGTGTCCGCCGCCCCCGCCGCGACGGGCAGGCCGGGGGGGAGCCCCAGGTGCGAGGCTGCCGCGGGGGTGAGGGTCCCGGCCACCGCCGCCGACAGGACGAGCGGCGCGAGCAGGTCGGCACGCAGGCCGAGTGCCCCCACGACCGGGGCGTTCCACCCATCGCGTTCGGGGTCGTAGAGCAGCGTTCCCGAGGCGTCGGAGGGCTCGGCGTGGGCTGCCCCGGTCAGGCGCAGGCGCAGCCAGTCCTTGGGTTGCAGGGCCCAGCGGGCGCGGTCGTAGACCTCCGCCTCGTGCTCCCGCAGCCACAGCAGGGTCGGCCCCGCCATGCCCGCCGTGACGGGGTTGCGGAGGCTGAGGCGCAGGGACCCGGGCAGCCCGTGGTAGGCGCCGAGGACCG is part of the Deinococcus aestuarii genome and encodes:
- a CDS encoding xylulokinase → MYLGLDLGTGSVKVALFGEDGSPLREGSGAYPVRAPRPGWAESDPAEWWEAVGRVTREVVGADGPRVRALGLCGQMHGVVLCAADGAPLRAAVLWADGRASSVLGAYHGLPGSLRLSLRNPVTAGMAGPTLLWLREHEAEVYDRARWALQPKDWLRLRLTGAAHAEPSDASGTLLYDPERDGWNAPVVGALGLRADLLAPLVLSAAVAGTLTPAAASHLGLPPGLPVAAGAADTAAALLGTGLPAGQVQLTVGTGAQLVLREEALPEARRGLHVFRTAGDRGGYLLGAVQNAGLALEWARRALRCEWAEFYALAQEAEPGSRGLLFLPYLTGDRTPHLDPHARGGWIGAGLEHGPEHLARAAFEGVALSIREALLLLPQTDRPALRLAGGGSVHPWWRQLLADVLGRPLEGVEVPGASALGAALLARAAVTGEEPRVTAPRTGESIEPRPDHDWAEVAGRFAAAYGALRDWFPVEGRDGG